A genomic region of Sporomusaceae bacterium contains the following coding sequences:
- a CDS encoding xanthine phosphoribosyltransferase yields the protein MQELRERIVADGEVIGREVLRVDSFLNHQIDPAFIQRMGNEIARRFAGEGVTKVLTVEASGIAVAAAAGLALGVPVVFAKKKPAVTQQGDLYSAEIFSFTRRESVHITVAPKYLTTEDVVLIVDDFLAHGEALSGLVKIVRQSGAKLAGAGIVIEKRFQGGGQELRAEGIRIESLAVIESMEAGVIKFG from the coding sequence ATGCAGGAGTTGCGCGAACGAATCGTGGCTGACGGCGAGGTTATCGGCCGCGAAGTCCTCAGAGTTGATTCTTTTCTCAATCATCAGATCGATCCGGCCTTTATCCAGCGGATGGGCAATGAGATCGCCAGGCGCTTCGCGGGCGAGGGTGTGACCAAGGTGCTGACGGTGGAGGCCTCGGGCATCGCCGTGGCGGCCGCGGCCGGCCTGGCTCTGGGCGTGCCGGTGGTGTTCGCGAAGAAGAAGCCGGCAGTCACCCAGCAGGGGGATTTGTATTCGGCGGAGATTTTTTCGTTCACCCGCCGCGAGTCGGTGCATATCACCGTTGCTCCCAAGTACCTGACCACGGAAGATGTGGTGCTGATTGTCGACGATTTTCTGGCCCACGGCGAAGCGCTGAGCGGGCTGGTGAAGATCGTGCGGCAGTCGGGGGCGAAGCTCGCCGGCGCGGGCATCGTTATCGAGAAGCGGTTTCAGGGGGGCGGCCAGGAGCTGCGGGCCGAGGGCATCAGGATCGAGTCGCTGGCGGTGATCGAGAGTATGGAGGCGGGGGTAATCAAGTTTGGGTAA